The following proteins come from a genomic window of Streptomyces sp. NBC_00539:
- a CDS encoding response regulator transcription factor has product MTIRVVVADDQELVRSGFAMILDAQDDVEVVAEAGDGAAAVAAVRELRPDVALLDIRMPVTDGIEACRMISAQSTCRTVMLTTFDSDEYVYEALHAGASGFLLKDVRRDDLVHAVRVVAAGDSLLAPSVARRLIEEYTAVTARPAAGAALSAGRLEALTARERETLLHLGRGRSNAEIAAALTVSEHTVKSHVGNVLAKLGLRDRIQAVICAYETGLISAGAWSPVRGTRSRE; this is encoded by the coding sequence TTGACGATCCGTGTGGTGGTGGCCGACGACCAGGAGCTGGTGCGCAGCGGTTTCGCGATGATCCTGGACGCGCAGGACGACGTCGAGGTCGTCGCGGAGGCCGGGGACGGCGCCGCGGCGGTGGCGGCGGTCCGGGAGCTGCGGCCGGACGTGGCGCTGCTGGACATCCGGATGCCGGTGACGGACGGGATCGAGGCGTGCCGGATGATCTCGGCGCAGAGCACCTGCCGGACGGTGATGCTGACGACCTTCGACTCCGACGAGTACGTGTACGAGGCGCTGCACGCGGGGGCGAGCGGGTTCCTGTTGAAGGACGTGCGGCGCGACGACCTGGTGCACGCGGTACGGGTGGTGGCGGCGGGCGACTCCCTGCTGGCGCCTTCGGTGGCGCGGCGCCTGATCGAGGAGTACACGGCGGTGACGGCGCGTCCGGCGGCCGGGGCGGCCCTTTCCGCGGGCCGGCTGGAGGCGCTGACGGCGCGGGAGCGGGAGACGCTGCTGCACCTGGGGCGGGGGCGGTCGAACGCGGAGATCGCGGCGGCGCTGACGGTGAGCGAGCACACGGTGAAGTCGCACGTGGGGAACGTGCTGGCCAAGCTGGGTCTGCGGGACCGGATCCAGGCGGTGATCTGCGCGTACGAGACGGGGCTGATCTCGGCGGGGGCGTGGTCCCCCGTGAGGGGTACTCGCTCTCGGGAGTGA
- a CDS encoding sensor histidine kinase — MRTWGQWIRRADPRWQDVGLTLLVQLAVTMPFVVPRAADLPTADWASYGMTTLGVLPLVWRRRAPVTVLLAVLAVGAVYDQALDGPGQPLPYAGLIAFYTVALLCTARLRLAVALFTVVAVALSVWWNTGTARELLFTLFVSVAAYVLGRLQDTRQAYTRAVEARAAELERANRIEAEQAAARERARIAREMHDILSHAVSIMIVQAEAGPVAVRRAPERAEAAFDAIAGTGREAMTQLRSMLGVLRTQEAAPRRPQPGVQELAGLLERVRGSGLEVSYARTGEVRPLPAALEATVHRVVQEALTNVVKHARASRAAVRLHYAPRELTVSVTDDGRGPGSGPSGGHGLIGIRERAAAHGGTAECGPGPGGRGFRVRATLVMSVQEVAG, encoded by the coding sequence ATACGCACCTGGGGGCAGTGGATCCGGCGGGCCGATCCGCGGTGGCAGGACGTGGGGCTGACCCTGCTCGTGCAGCTGGCCGTCACGATGCCGTTCGTGGTGCCCCGGGCCGCGGACCTGCCGACGGCCGACTGGGCCTCGTACGGGATGACCACGCTCGGGGTGCTGCCGCTGGTCTGGCGGCGGCGGGCACCCGTGACGGTGCTGCTGGCCGTCCTCGCGGTCGGCGCGGTGTACGACCAGGCGCTCGACGGGCCGGGCCAGCCGCTGCCGTACGCGGGCCTGATCGCCTTCTACACGGTGGCCCTGCTGTGCACGGCCCGGCTGCGGCTGGCGGTGGCGCTGTTCACGGTGGTGGCGGTCGCCCTGTCGGTGTGGTGGAACACGGGGACGGCCCGCGAGTTGCTGTTCACGCTGTTCGTGTCGGTCGCCGCGTACGTGCTCGGCCGCCTCCAGGACACGCGCCAGGCGTACACGCGGGCCGTCGAGGCGCGGGCGGCGGAGCTGGAGCGGGCGAACCGGATCGAGGCGGAGCAGGCGGCGGCGCGCGAACGGGCGCGGATCGCCCGGGAGATGCACGACATCCTCTCGCACGCGGTCAGCATCATGATCGTGCAGGCGGAGGCCGGTCCGGTGGCGGTGCGCCGGGCCCCCGAGCGGGCGGAGGCGGCGTTCGACGCGATAGCCGGGACGGGGCGGGAGGCGATGACGCAGTTGCGTTCGATGCTGGGCGTGCTGCGCACGCAGGAAGCGGCGCCCCGCAGGCCGCAGCCGGGGGTGCAGGAGCTGGCGGGCCTGCTGGAGCGGGTGCGGGGCAGCGGCCTGGAGGTGTCGTACGCGCGCACCGGCGAGGTGCGTCCCCTGCCGGCCGCGCTGGAGGCGACGGTGCACCGCGTCGTGCAGGAGGCGCTGACCAATGTGGTGAAGCACGCCCGGGCGTCGCGGGCCGCGGTACGGCTCCACTACGCCCCGCGTGAGCTGACCGTGTCGGTGACGGACGACGGACGGGGGCCGGGCAGCGGCCCGTCGGGCGGCCACGGCCTGATCGGGATCCGCGAGCGGGCGGCCGCGCACGGCGGGACGGCCGAGTGCGGTCCGGGGCCCGGCGGCCGCGGGTTCCGGGTCCGGGCCACGCTCGTCATGTCGGTGCAGGAGGTGGCGGGTTGA